The genomic window atacaatatgattaaatgttaatgttttggttaaaaaaattaattccagatataatttaaaccttaaacaatatttttgacttaaaagtttattttaatcagtAATATCATAAACCATACAATGAtgataatttctaaatattgcatttgataataactattataatatatattgaataatatttattagttattacataccTCCGAAGTCTTAAAGCCCTAGTTGTCTGAGTTAGGGCAGCAAATATCCAACAAACAATTCCAGAATCTAAAGCAGCTAATGGTAattcaactaataaaatttctgCACTCATATTACTGGATAATCTAAAATAGGATTCCATTAATGACATCACTAGATATAAAGAACTGACTCCTAGAACCTTTGGTAAAAGTGGACCTAATCTGGgcctaaataataacatatattaatacataattattatgataaatcattattctaCCAATCACTTACTTGACAATACCAAACCCTAGGCTTACAATGATAACTAAAGTCCGTGCAAGTGTTCGTTTTAAACAAGAAATCACTTCAGCCATGGTCATTACTccgtaaatattatctaaatgcCCTGTGAGGTTCAGTTCATGATATTCAGCATAAAAAGCTGCTTTTTCAACCATTCCTAAAATTTACAAagtgatgaatatttttaaacttagagtacattattattttagttatttaccCAAAAGAATGACGGCTCCAATccaaaattgaatttgaagCAAATCCCTCcattgcataaataataaaaccaaccacgttataccaaaaaatatataaacaaaacacaTGAACCCGTAAAactaaaagaattaaaatgaaaatattaatatcttaatgaaatattatttatacaatatacttggTTAAAATGAATTACATGTAATAGTGGCCAATTTGTAGCTGATAAATATCCATGTGGTCCTTTCATTGAAATTTCTAAATTGGCAGTAAATTTGCTATCTTTTCTAACATATCTAGTATCTTGTTTAATTGTTACTGTTAATAAGTACACTCCATCTgttaaaattgtgtaaacTCGATGGTTGGATctctgttaataaaataaaacaatatttttatctataaagtaaatagaataataaatcttcTTATAGTTAATTAGAATCAGTAAActcatattgatttaaaaataatatatattcatatttatattagttttagttttaacttttattcaacaattctaattcaaaataacacattaataaacaattttggcGTACAAATGAATttacataacattaatattgtcaCAAAGATATGTCTGTTCTTGTTTTAAAGTGTATTACtctaaataagttaaatttagttCACCATTATAATTgagatattcttaaaatatatgttttttatgacttatgatttatattaactgCAATTAGTATTTGAATTAGTTTGGCCACTTTGGAAATGCTATGAGCTGCAACTAAAATTAACTCAAAtacttattaacttttatattttttataccttatAGAGGAGGggttctaatataaaaaaaatgttccctaccatatatgtattatttatttatttcagctAAATCAATTACAGTTACatagttacaataaattacattaataatagctGATAGGTACACAAACTGTCGTGTTAAATGAATGCcacattttttactgttaaaaCTGCATACTGTGTTCATTGCTCATACCTCAGTAATGATGAGtaataacattacaattttgactatacctatatcataagCTAACCAAgtgataactaataatactgtattggcataatacaatacatgttATAACTAAAGAActgcatatttaaatttaaactgataAAAGTTACTTACTTGGTGTAGtgctttattattagttttattagtcttatataatgatagatcatcctacaaaaaaaaaaaaaaatgtataaaattatttactaaattgtaatatttaataaatataaataccaaatCTACTCCATTGGCACATGAGTATAATCTATCATCAAAATTCACATGAttgatatatgtattattggtAGTAGCGTCATGATTAATATCTTCTATTTGAAGTTGTTTTAtaagctaaaaatataatttccaaatgtagtaataaactaataactaataaccattgacattaaataaaaaaagaacttaCTCCGCTGCCAAGGTTCAAGTAGTCATTCCAACATTGGGGTTCTGTAAGGATCCAACCGACAGAGACATTGTACACATTGCTACAACTGACTataacacaaaacaaaatttaaaaaaattgtttagtgtGTAAGTACATACAACAAAACACCTAAAGCTGTACTCAGTTTTGGAGAATCAGGCAAACTAAATCTTCCAggcttcttattttttaagagtTAGGCctgattattaaaagaaaaaatttgcCTTATgatactcaaaaactaatttattaatttatataccataataaatgaatacaattattgttgataaaGGAATAACTTCTAAAAAATGGTTGGAGCCCAATCTATAACTGGAGCCTGTtagggtttttaattttttttaaagcatgAGCTGTTATGAGAAGATAAATGACCTGAGAAAACGGGTTCAAGTACAGCCCTGGTaacatcaatatattcataaatttacttttaattgatatttctgTGCCATTAAATAGGCTGCCGCcacaaaattgtatactattgtcctgcaaaaaaaaaaaaaaaatgaaaaataaatatttcgtcaaacttttataattacggAGTATATTGACATAGTGGACCCTCACATTGTCAACAATGGAGGACCATGATCCTTCACCAGGTCTAACGGCATGACACGTAAACgctaaaaaagtataatacaacaaataaatcGGAACATTTGACAACATTGAAAATATGTCTAATAAAATGTCGTAATAGTGATTCGTATTTACAAAGGTACAACTGTACAAGACTACAAGAAATTGTTTACTACGTTCGTAATTTCGTCGTTCAAAAACAATTCACCATCAAAATTCcaaaacgttttaatattttatttttaatgtaaataaatatatatcttatcaTAGTTGGAATAAATTCCGTGATATCGGTGTTATatcttaacaatatattagcCAATAGAAATTCAGGATATTTTCcgctatatatttaaacaaattcagagataactatagtttattatagaaatttgatCTTACTTCAGAGTTCAGAGACAGTCAGACAGAAATACAGAAAATTCTGTGATCTTACCTCAATGGTTGATAATAAGGTTAATTCAATCTAATATTGAAgctaacaatacaaaattgaaaCTTCATAACacagttattttatgttgtcCTTTTATAAAGGACAATGACACATTTACAATATGTCAATACACCTTGagataagtttaaataagtcTAATTTGGCAGTCttaaaacgttaataaattataattctaaactgcattaatgtattataagaaACCCTATGTATGCCTAACGTGACCATACGTCCCGCTTTCGAGCTAAGTGTTCCGCTGTCCCCTAATAACCTAAAAATGTcccactttaaaaaaatcatgtcaAGACTTCCATTCATTCATAAAAACCAAACAGGCTATTTTAAGGCAGCAGGGCCGGTGCaagcaaatttttatatgtaggcaaaaatcaaaattgccgcctcttgttttattattttttcttatatgccgcctctatatataaatataaattttgccGTCGTAGGCTTGTGCCTACGTTGCCTACGCCTATAACCGACCCTGTAAGGCAGAATATGTgaatccaaaaaaaatatagaaatatattattatatatattataaatatgttgttttacgcaaaattatattgttattttttattaaaatgtacaggtGACCcgctttgaaaaaaaaaattatggtcaTGTTATGTATGCCTTATACGTGCACATAGGCGCCCGCAGAAGTTTTTTTAGGAGAGGGCAATGTTAggatttgttatataataaatagtaatttatctgtaaacattcaatttaaaacatatttttgaaaagccaGGGGGGGCAAATGCCCCAGCTTGCTCCCCCTTGCGGGCGCCTATGTATGtgctatattatttgaattttataacagTTACAACTTAAAAACAGTATCTAactactttttatataatatggttgtaCAAAAAACCAATagaaacttgttttttttttgttttcaaattacaattattagtaatttaatttttctatcttgttatatttatatatatattgatatgtagcacaaatattattagattttatagaaatcaaattgataatatatattttgtttttaataatgacgTATCAACCTTAAAATAtagactaaaatttaaatattttaaagaaatttaaaaaaaaattgaaaacgaaaaaacattacaatttacaaaatgtaaataaaaacaaaattaaatacatttttaataattataaatgtttgttgtagttttttttatgtctaaacatatattataatttataatgaatagcatattattatttattaatattaggtgAGAGAACTTCAACtttcacaaattataatgtgttaatCCTTGAActcaaatcaatttttgaatttttaaagtaaatttaaattattaatctgttttacatttaaattgttaggGATCATAgcaggaaaaaataatattttataatataattatttttatttcataaaatactagCTATATTTATCAAAGTCTTGATTTTGaatgtcaataattaatttcaaattgttcaatttattaaaagtcgGGGTATTTGAGAATTTGATAAGTTTTATCGTGGATGGGAAATTGAActtatcaaatattcaaaCTCTCGAGTACCCTTCAACATTtggaaacatttaaaatcagtactttaataaatatagtttgttatgtttgtattttatagaatataaacaaCTGTATTCTAAGTTTAATAAGTTTGATAATCCAtcctaattaatatacttttaaatgttagtacattaattaataattaggatttgttttattaatgaactaagagaatgaataatataagcataatatCTTTCCACTTAACATGTAATGTAATCTACAgtaaaattgaacatttttatgagaatataattttagtaaattaaaaaattatacaaaattggaCATGGGATCTTCATCTCTGCGTTTTTTCATGTGATATGCTTCAATTTCTTCATCAGTAGGCTTAGAAACTtcatacatactattatatggACGTTTTCTCTCGTCCATCATCATAATTCGATCGACTTCTTTCAATCGTTCATCTTCTTTATCTAATGCCTTTTGTAATGCATCTTTGATTTCTTCTTTTTTAGCCTTctttttcatcattttcttcttcttcttcttcttcttctttttttttgacttttcTTTTATTGTTTCAGAATCTGATgaagatgatgatgatgatgaacaTTGAGAAGTAATTGTTTCAGCTATTTTAGGTTTgtctttaaatatactaatagaCTCTGGGAcagtattttcaataacaggGACAATCTTTCCTAATTCTGATACATTTGTGGATAATGCAACTCCTGATTTGCCTGTGCAATAAGAGTTTTGTACCAATGAACGGCAGCATTTATAGCCCCATTCCCCGGCTTCCCAGTAAGAACCCCAAACAGATGTGTGATTAGAGGGGTGAACATCTTCTTCATAGCGTGAACGTATTATTCCCTTTTCTTCAccctagaaaaaaatgtaaaaaaaatgtcattcttATTGAAaggtaattgttattaaagccatactttaataatatctccTCTTCTAGAATATTCAATGTACTCTTCAGTTTgtgctaataataattgtacaggAGGTGTTTGCAAGTGTTCTTCTCCACCGTATTTTGCCAATACTGTATTCTGAGTTTTCTTTTTGAAACGATCTTTATGAGTTTCATACTCTTTTTTTAGTTGCTCTAATTTTGTGGGTTCGGCTAACAGATGTACATCAACACCACGTTCATATGCTTCCCAAGCAAATAACTGAGCTTGTGCATGTTTATTAGTATCACCACTGAATCTAACAAAATTCTCACCAGCATATTCCactctaaaaataatcaatgaattaataactttttaatatctttaaccAATTTACATCTTACTGTTCTGGATCTTCTCCAGGTTTGTGTGGGTTGTCCCTCATTGATCTTGTTTTAGGATCATAATAGGCAGACGATAAATCTAAATTTCTAAGATATTTTGCTGTATCTTCTCGAATTCTTAAATTTCTAACGGTAATACGTTGTTTGCTGTCTACTTTAGTTCCAGGCATGTCAAAATCATCTACATATTTATCTTCATCATTTTCGTCAGCAGAACTGTTAccctgaaaattaaatatttaattataaaaattgctataatttaaatttaattgactaaaaaaattaaatttacttctcCTTTTTCATCTCCATCTGCATTTAGTTTTTGAGCACGAAGGTCACGCTTAGCCTCTTCAATTTGCTGATACTGTTCGATAATTGCTTTATGCTGAGAAGGATCATACCCAGCCCATCGATCTCGTTTTCCATCAAAATCTTGATTAATTTCAGGTTGTACATGTTCATCTGGTGCAATATTTATGGAATTATGAATAGCTCCAACTTTTCGTGGTCTTTCAAAgcagtctttttttttatgtgttattGCACCACAGTTTTCGCATGCTCCTTTACGGAATTTAGTGCTAACAGATtcctaaaaaatgtatcaaagtaaatattttgataatatacagtgatgtttttaatatgaacTACATAATATCTTATCGAGTTAGGAATTACATAACTTGACTAATAAACctcattaacttttattttaatataaaaatatacttagttaaagaaattactaaatatgaatacctgtataatatataaaaaaaaaaatcataatattgacGTTGCggttataagtttttaacagATAACACTCATTACTAAATAtaagttcaataaataaagaaaaatagtttaaaagtttgatgtatgatacatattatgtattgtaagtAAGCAACTATAATTATGGATTttgaattatgtttattagtataaaactatcaacaaataatgtattattaatattttttatttaattttttttatgttatataaatatttaacatattttaatgttaacacTGAAAAAtagattcaataaaaataaaaatataatgcaccgttttagtgtttttaacaaaatattttgtagtaaatgtatacacattaaaatgaatattcttTACATGCAAATGAAAGTTAAACAAAACATGTTGCTTGCATATATAATGCTTATATCACAAAtaatcattcaaattaaaaactttattataaatttaaaaatacttacagtGTTAACTCCTCGTTTATACCATTCATTTAAACTTGAATATTCTTGGGCTTTTCCAGGAACACGTTGATGTTTAAGGGTTGGGCCAGAAGTGCCATAATACCATGGCGCTGACGATATATATTGTGGAATGTGAGGATTGATATCTTTGCCCTCTTCGTCAACTGCAGCTGGAGCTGTTCCTGcctaaatatattagaatcaGTAATTGACAGACAGACAAActacaaaaaatgaatattatttctactaaCTTTTCGGGCTTCTTCAAGTTCTTTTGCTTTTCTCCAATCTtctcgtgattttttttttggttcctCTTCATCGTCATCGgtcttagtttttaaaatttctgatATTGTTGCCATTGTgttatttcaacaaaaattcaACTTGCAGtcgtagttatttaattaagaacTCTAAAATCAAAACAGTCGAGTagctaaataatactaaatactgtAAATAGTGTTATCAATATATTGCCTTGATAGTTTATCATGGAGAAACGCTTACATAAATGTTCACGCGGCGTCGTACATAGATTACCAAATGTACAATTCATGATTATGTAGattgtagaataatatattatttattaccatagatataaaagaatatcttcaatatctaaatttattacgtatatagAATCAATTAGagagcctatataataatataggctcTCTAGAATCAATGATAGAATGTAGAATAGATTTTGGTCATAAcatttttggtcatccaaaatttttttatcgacacttcagaaaaattgaatgatttttcaacttcaaaattacttgcaaattttcgcgttttcaacagatttcgtaaaaatttaaactataaacgcttataaacaaaattgtcactaacgatttttatttttttttagctacaataagaacaactcgtaaggaactttgtattaaattttcaagtttttttggtcatccaacatttttttattgagacttcaaaaaaaaaaatctcataaaaatcgaaaatttcagtggtctataaataactcaaaagaaatcaaaattttttgaaaattaaactgtatatagataacactaatataaacatttggtgaaaatttcaagtatttccaataattagtttttgaattacaaccattacaaaaaaatcgatttagtcgaaaactgattttgcgtgaaaattcccgtttttccgtcacttttttttgtttttctcgatttatatgaaaactgctggaaaatgtttactttttacctctataatacaccaaggatattcactttacatcggaaaccacccccaaagtttgaaattgaagcattatttcgactagttatgctgtgcACAgacactccgttcagaatctaaaaattaaaataaattaaatgaataggtaggtatattattaatttttataacaataaatggtaataaaaataaatgcattgttttaactattagtaaaatgaattactttaaaagaaatatcaaAAGGCAAGTATAGAAAATGTACTTGTGAAaggctaataaaaattttcaaaattatttttagtatactatagtatactatattatatataatggacaatggtatttaattgaattcaaattaaacgCAATCATTACAGTGCTCAACGCaacgcatatataatatatagcataGGTAGTAGTAGCAATTtgctaacctaacctaaccgtgtttttaaaaaataacattgtatacattatctgTGAGAAAGAGTAAGTTTTGACTTTTGGAACTTCACATTCATGCGGATAAGgtgtattacttaaaaaataaatgtacataaaaacgaaaaagtaaaattgtataaaggGTGTTAATCCAAAATCCAAATGCATGCATTCTACCTCTTGAACTTTAAAATGTGTCATATATGTTCTTTTAAATTCTCTGTCTGTaacctaatattaaatgtagaaTTCTtagacataaaattaaaaaaaattatggatttctaaaaacaaaataatttatacgtttttgaaattttgataagttttttaaagttCTTACTTTaaactcttaaaaaaaaatattttgattgtagatttttgatatttcttaattgaaaaaaaaactcatgaAGAAGATcgttgtgttaaattttcaattatttctataaagcaaataatttttaaaaaaattttcagaaaaaaaatgtaaaaaaaaaaattcatgctGTTTTCCTTATAATTTTAGGAGATTTTTACTACTGACCTTTCAAAAcactaactaaataaaattttctatcAAAACCCTGCTTTTCATTTTAGAAGATGAAAGTATTTTTAGACTACTTATCGTGTTATAACagacatacacacacacac from Aphis gossypii isolate Hap1 chromosome 1, ASM2018417v2, whole genome shotgun sequence includes these protein-coding regions:
- the LOC114131072 gene encoding transmembrane protein 87B isoform X2; protein product: MLSNVPIYLLYYTFLAFTCHAVRPGEGSWSSIVDNDNSIQFCGGSLFNGTEISIKISCSNVYNVSVGWILTEPQCWNDYLNLGSGLIKQLQIEDINHDATTNNTYINHVNFDDRLYSCANGVDLDDLSLYKTNKTNNKALHQRSNHRVYTILTDGVYLLTVTIKQDTRYVRKDSKFTANLEISMKGPHGYLSATNWPLLHFYGFMCFVYIFFGITWLVLLFMQWRDLLQIQFWIGAVILLGMVEKAAFYAEYHELNLTGHLDNIYGVMTMAEVISCLKRTLARTLVIIVSLGFGIVKPRLGPLLPKVLGVSSLYLVMSLMESYFRLSSNMSAEILLVELPLAALDSGIVCWIFAALTQTTRALRLRRNAVKLQLYTHFTNVLGFTVVTSTLFMLYSIKTQRLSNCGGNWKEQWLDDAFWHIEFSIILLVIMILWRPTNNNQRYAFTPLLDAPDDDRDETELFIKETYNDVKMRTTTNTSNHNSNVTPYKDYPASNSSTKSQTQLDDDLKWVEENIPGSLYETTVPILDYSEDDHNTAIERSKLQ
- the LOC114131071 gene encoding pre-mRNA-splicing factor Slu7; amino-acid sequence: MATISEILKTKTDDDEEEPKKKSREDWRKAKELEEARKAGTAPAAVDEEGKDINPHIPQYISSAPWYYGTSGPTLKHQRVPGKAQEYSSLNEWYKRGVNTESVSTKFRKGACENCGAITHKKKDCFERPRKVGAIHNSINIAPDEHVQPEINQDFDGKRDRWAGYDPSQHKAIIEQYQQIEEAKRDLRAQKLNADGDEKGEGNSSADENDEDKYVDDFDMPGTKVDSKQRITVRNLRIREDTAKYLRNLDLSSAYYDPKTRSMRDNPHKPGEDPEQVEYAGENFVRFSGDTNKHAQAQLFAWEAYERGVDVHLLAEPTKLEQLKKEYETHKDRFKKKTQNTVLAKYGGEEHLQTPPVQLLLAQTEEYIEYSRRGDIIKGEEKGIIRSRYEEDVHPSNHTSVWGSYWEAGEWGYKCCRSLVQNSYCTGKSGVALSTNVSELGKIVPVIENTVPESISIFKDKPKIAETITSQCSSSSSSSSDSETIKEKSKKKKKKKKKKKMMKKKAKKEEIKDALQKALDKEDERLKEVDRIMMMDERKRPYNSMYEVSKPTDEEIEAYHMKKRRDEDPMSNFV
- the LOC114131072 gene encoding transmembrane protein 87B isoform X1 produces the protein MLSNVPIYLLYYTFLAFTCHAVRPGEGSWSSIVDNDNSIQFCGGSLFNGTEISIKISCSNVYNVSVGWILTEPQCWNDYLNLGSGLIKQLQIEDINHDATTNNTYINHVNFDDRLYSCANGVDLDDLSLYKTNKTNNKALHQRSNHRVYTILTDGVYLLTVTIKQDTRYVRKDSKFTANLEISMKGPHGYLSATNWPLLHFYGFMCFVYIFFGITWLVLLFMQWRDLLQIQFWIGAVILLGMVEKAAFYAEYHELNLTGHLDNIYGVMTMAEVISCLKRTLARTLVIIVSLGFGIVKPRLGPLLPKVLGVSSLYLVMSLMESYFRLSSNMSAEILLVELPLAALDSGIVCWIFAALTQTTRALRLRRNAVKLQLYTHFTNVLGFTVVTSTLFMLYSIKTQRLSNCGGNWKEQWLDDAFWHIEFSIILLVIMILWRPTNNNQRYAFTPLLDAPDDDRDETELFIKETYNGDVKMRTTTNTSNHNSNVTPYKDYPASNSSTKSQTQLDDDLKWVEENIPGSLYETTVPILDYSEDDHNTAIERSKLQ
- the LOC114131072 gene encoding transmembrane protein 87B isoform X3; its protein translation is MSIYSDNSIQFCGGSLFNGTEISIKISCSNVYNVSVGWILTEPQCWNDYLNLGSGLIKQLQIEDINHDATTNNTYINHVNFDDRLYSCANGVDLDDLSLYKTNKTNNKALHQRSNHRVYTILTDGVYLLTVTIKQDTRYVRKDSKFTANLEISMKGPHGYLSATNWPLLHFYGFMCFVYIFFGITWLVLLFMQWRDLLQIQFWIGAVILLGMVEKAAFYAEYHELNLTGHLDNIYGVMTMAEVISCLKRTLARTLVIIVSLGFGIVKPRLGPLLPKVLGVSSLYLVMSLMESYFRLSSNMSAEILLVELPLAALDSGIVCWIFAALTQTTRALRLRRNAVKLQLYTHFTNVLGFTVVTSTLFMLYSIKTQRLSNCGGNWKEQWLDDAFWHIEFSIILLVIMILWRPTNNNQRYAFTPLLDAPDDDRDETELFIKETYNGDVKMRTTTNTSNHNSNVTPYKDYPASNSSTKSQTQLDDDLKWVEENIPGSLYETTVPILDYSEDDHNTAIERSKLQ